In the genome of Ignavibacteria bacterium, one region contains:
- the rlmB gene encoding 23S rRNA (guanosine(2251)-2'-O)-methyltransferase RlmB, whose amino-acid sequence MIVIGKNPVLEMLETNPKEINKVVLLKSLKPEPKLLKIKELAEKNRINTLMLKGFEFEKFFDRKNKSEGITQGVICFIKDFEYTSLSEIFENTKKVQNPLLVLLDEITDPHNMGAVIRSAVCLGADGIVIPRHNSAEVNHTVIKTSSGAVNYLPIAKETNLVNSITYLKNNGFWIIGTDMQAKKFTYEMDFKRPIALVLGSEGKGIRKIIKDNCDDFVRIPMTGKLDSLNVSVSAGVVMYEILRQKNV is encoded by the coding sequence ATGATTGTAATTGGTAAAAATCCTGTGCTTGAAATGCTCGAAACCAACCCTAAGGAAATTAACAAGGTTGTTTTATTAAAAAGTCTTAAACCCGAGCCAAAACTATTAAAAATAAAAGAATTAGCTGAGAAAAACAGGATAAATACTTTGATGCTGAAAGGTTTTGAGTTTGAAAAATTTTTTGACAGGAAAAATAAATCCGAAGGCATCACTCAGGGAGTTATATGCTTCATAAAAGATTTTGAATATACTTCCCTCTCTGAAATTTTTGAAAACACCAAGAAAGTTCAGAATCCTTTATTGGTTTTGCTCGATGAAATCACCGACCCGCATAATATGGGTGCAGTAATTCGCTCTGCAGTTTGTCTTGGTGCTGATGGTATTGTGATACCGCGACATAACTCTGCGGAAGTGAATCATACGGTAATAAAAACTTCTTCAGGTGCAGTGAACTACCTGCCTATTGCTAAAGAAACCAATCTGGTTAATTCAATTACATATCTAAAAAATAATGGTTTTTGGATTATCGGTACCGACATGCAGGCAAAGAAATTCACTTATGAAATGGATTTTAAAAGACCCATAGCACTTGTATTAGGAAGCGAAGGAAAAGGGATAAGGAAAATTATTAAAGATAATTGTGATGATTTTGTGAGAATTCCTATGACAGGGAAACTCGACTCTCTCAATGTTTCCGTATCCGCAGGAGTTGTTATGTATGAAATATTAAGGCAGAAGAATGTTTGA
- a CDS encoding SBBP repeat-containing protein gives MIFRYILNIVFIIICITEVALSQYAPEEEWNARFNGTSSGNDYAYDMEVDAEGNAYVTGIAFMNGARKIVTIKYNSQNIIMWFAEYNGAPNNLSSEQVHIKLDNSGNVYVTAATDGAGDDITLIKYNPFGNEQWVKKYSGAGSFADEPRGLAIDNSGNIFVCGRIWNGAGGDDYVTLKYNTAGELLWSKTYNGTGNNNDQPNSITINLNDDVFVTGQSFGNGTARDYVTIKYNSNGDEQWVKRYSHSANRDDIATTILSNGSDVIVTGYSYDLITRNDIVTIKYNSNGDQVWSARYNGPTDSTDKAYSMTIDPAGNIFIAGESFRSTARNMDMCAVKYNSNGNQLLTFVYNHPTSTWIDVAKRITYDNIGNVYLGGHSWIVGQEYNYNVVCFKPDGEFFWSILYNGPRNKTELMYDMILLNNRYIYVTGYSMGNTSMNDYATVKYSQQVGINIVSSQTPSSYKLYQNYPNPFNPSTKIAFDLPKRDFVSLKLYDVTGKEVKTLLNADMNIGKYEYELNASDLNSGIYFYTLITSSFKETKKMLLVK, from the coding sequence ATGATTTTTCGATACATTCTAAATATTGTTTTTATAATAATTTGTATCACTGAAGTTGCCTTGTCTCAATACGCTCCCGAAGAAGAATGGAATGCCCGTTTCAATGGAACATCCTCAGGAAATGATTATGCATATGACATGGAAGTCGATGCAGAAGGCAATGCTTACGTAACAGGTATTGCATTTATGAATGGAGCGCGCAAGATTGTTACCATAAAATATAATTCACAGAATATTATTATGTGGTTTGCCGAATATAATGGTGCTCCGAATAATTTATCTTCAGAGCAAGTGCACATTAAACTTGATAATTCGGGAAATGTTTACGTAACAGCCGCAACTGATGGAGCAGGTGATGATATTACTTTAATAAAATACAATCCGTTTGGAAATGAACAATGGGTAAAAAAATATAGCGGAGCAGGTTCGTTTGCAGATGAACCACGCGGCCTTGCAATTGATAATTCAGGAAATATTTTTGTCTGCGGAAGAATATGGAATGGAGCAGGCGGAGATGATTATGTAACACTAAAATATAATACTGCAGGGGAGTTACTTTGGAGTAAAACTTATAATGGTACGGGAAATAATAACGACCAGCCGAATTCTATTACAATAAATTTAAATGATGACGTATTTGTGACGGGACAAAGTTTCGGAAACGGAACAGCAAGAGATTATGTGACGATAAAATATAACAGTAACGGCGATGAACAATGGGTTAAAAGATATTCACACTCTGCAAACAGGGATGACATTGCGACAACAATTTTATCAAATGGAAGTGACGTTATTGTAACAGGTTACAGTTATGACTTAATCACACGGAACGACATAGTGACGATTAAATATAATTCAAACGGCGACCAGGTTTGGTCTGCAAGATATAACGGACCCACTGACAGCACTGACAAAGCATATTCAATGACAATCGACCCTGCGGGAAATATTTTTATTGCCGGGGAATCATTCCGAAGCACTGCAAGAAATATGGATATGTGTGCAGTGAAATATAATTCAAATGGAAATCAGCTGCTAACTTTTGTTTATAATCATCCGACTTCAACGTGGATTGATGTTGCGAAGCGTATAACATATGATAACATTGGAAATGTTTATCTGGGTGGACATTCTTGGATAGTGGGGCAGGAATATAATTACAATGTTGTTTGTTTTAAACCTGATGGTGAGTTTTTCTGGAGTATCTTATATAATGGTCCGCGAAACAAGACGGAGCTAATGTATGATATGATTTTATTAAACAACAGATACATTTATGTAACAGGTTACAGCATGGGAAATACTTCAATGAATGATTATGCAACGGTTAAGTATTCTCAACAGGTTGGGATAAATATCGTATCATCTCAAACCCCATCGAGCTATAAGCTTTATCAGAATTATCCTAACCCTTTTAATCCTTCAACAAAAATCGCTTTTGATTTGCCAAAACGGGATTTTGTTTCTTTGAAACTGTATGATGTAACAGGCAAGGAAGTAAAAACTTTGCTAAATGCCGACATGAATATTGGAAAGTATGAATATGAATTAAACGCTTCGGATTTAAATTCGGGAATATATTTTTACACATTGATTACATCAAGCTTCAAAGAGACCAAGAAAATGCTGCTGGTAAAATAA
- a CDS encoding sigma-54 dependent transcriptional regulator, giving the protein MSKILIVDDEQSIVDSLSLILKGDNYDVKGALNGMDALEMCKKENFDLILLDIKMPMMDGLEVLAKLMEMDKDNVVIMITGHGTVETAFEASKLGAYNFLQKPLPDLYELRLIIKNALDFKNAKNELKQIKHELEEKYKIIGSSPEITQIRDLIKKFADSSSNIFIYGESGTGKELTARQIHLASQRSVCPFIKINCANLNPLEIENELFGYVDSFGIYQKGKFEEAQEGTIYFDEISNLSPEVQSRLLRALEENQIQVSDNRILKLNIRFIFTSNKDIPSEIEEKKFRDDLFHRINVLQINIPPLRDRVEDIPELIEYYSLLLCKMNNISVKKFSDDAIELLKDYRFPGNVRELKNLIERLIITIDKKKISADDIEVPGTKHTRVISDLINKNLSLNDFQNESEKLFLMKMLNDYQYNITQTAEALQIQRSHLYKLMNKYNIPLPSKRTAE; this is encoded by the coding sequence TGCATTAAATGGGATGGATGCGCTCGAAATGTGCAAGAAGGAAAATTTTGATTTAATCCTGCTCGACATAAAGATGCCAATGATGGACGGTCTTGAGGTTCTTGCCAAACTTATGGAAATGGATAAAGACAATGTTGTGATTATGATTACGGGTCATGGAACCGTAGAGACTGCATTTGAAGCATCGAAACTCGGCGCATATAATTTTTTACAAAAACCGCTGCCTGATTTATATGAACTTAGATTGATAATTAAAAACGCTCTCGATTTTAAGAACGCTAAAAACGAATTAAAGCAAATTAAACATGAGCTCGAAGAAAAATATAAAATTATCGGCAGCAGTCCCGAGATAACTCAGATTAGAGATTTAATTAAAAAATTCGCCGATTCAAGTTCTAATATTTTTATTTATGGTGAGAGCGGAACAGGTAAAGAACTTACAGCTCGCCAAATTCATCTGGCATCTCAAAGAAGTGTTTGCCCGTTTATTAAAATAAACTGTGCAAATCTTAATCCTCTTGAAATCGAGAATGAACTGTTCGGTTATGTTGACAGTTTTGGAATTTATCAGAAAGGAAAATTTGAAGAAGCTCAGGAAGGAACTATTTACTTTGATGAAATCAGCAATCTTTCACCTGAAGTGCAATCACGTTTGTTAAGAGCTCTTGAAGAGAATCAGATTCAGGTTTCTGATAATCGTATTTTAAAACTCAACATAAGATTTATTTTCACGTCCAACAAAGATATCCCAAGCGAGATTGAAGAAAAGAAATTCAGAGACGACTTATTTCACCGCATAAATGTACTGCAGATAAATATTCCTCCTTTGCGTGATAGAGTTGAAGATATTCCTGAATTAATTGAATATTATTCGTTGCTACTTTGCAAAATGAATAATATATCTGTTAAAAAATTCTCAGATGACGCAATTGAGCTTTTAAAAGATTATCGCTTTCCGGGCAACGTTCGAGAGTTGAAAAATTTGATAGAACGATTAATAATTACAATCGATAAAAAGAAAATTTCTGCTGATGATATCGAAGTTCCCGGCACTAAGCATACGCGTGTTATCTCGGATCTGATTAATAAAAACCTTTCTCTCAACGACTTCCAGAACGAATCTGAAAAGCTTTTCCTTATGAAAATGCTCAATGATTATCAATATAACATCACACAAACCGCCGAGGCGCTGCAAATACAACGCAGCCACCTTTATAAGTTAATGAATAAATACAATATTCCGCTTCCTTCAAAACGCACCGCAGAATAA
- a CDS encoding phosphate/phosphite/phosphonate ABC transporter substrate-binding protein, giving the protein MKSPLTTVLLLIIFIFLGYVIFTQGTQKEETYDAVIGFVPSENSDVVKTNADNLAKMIKEKTGLRVKIFISTSYNTLIEAMKANQIDFATFPPFAFTEAEKIANAKLLLKTVRDGKDYYFSAIIVRKDSGIDSIQQLKGKTIAWAQPTSAGGYIFPKASLIKNHILLDDQDKTFFGEELNAGGHDAVVLSVFNKKVDAGATFANDNENISGAWDRYLKDPEDKKMIKAIYYTEKIPMDVFTVRGDFEVSHPDVTKKLQDFLLTIADSEEGKKIIKSFDREKFVLAKPEEYDIVREAGKMLNVQPEK; this is encoded by the coding sequence TTGAAATCACCTCTAACAACCGTATTATTGTTAATTATTTTCATCTTTTTGGGCTATGTGATTTTTACGCAGGGCACTCAAAAAGAAGAAACATATGATGCTGTTATCGGTTTTGTGCCGTCGGAAAATTCCGATGTTGTGAAAACCAACGCCGATAATCTGGCAAAAATGATAAAAGAAAAAACCGGTCTTCGCGTAAAAATATTTATTTCAACAAGTTACAATACGCTTATCGAAGCAATGAAAGCAAATCAGATTGACTTTGCAACTTTTCCACCTTTTGCTTTCACTGAAGCAGAAAAAATTGCCAATGCAAAATTGCTTTTAAAAACCGTTCGTGATGGCAAAGATTATTATTTTAGTGCAATCATCGTCCGCAAGGATTCGGGAATAGACAGCATTCAACAGCTTAAAGGAAAAACCATTGCATGGGCTCAGCCGACATCTGCAGGTGGATATATTTTTCCGAAAGCAAGCTTGATTAAAAATCACATTCTGCTTGATGACCAGGATAAAACATTTTTTGGTGAAGAGCTGAATGCAGGCGGACACGATGCAGTTGTGCTATCGGTGTTTAATAAAAAAGTTGACGCAGGCGCAACATTTGCAAACGATAACGAGAACATAAGCGGTGCATGGGACAGATATTTGAAAGACCCTGAAGATAAAAAAATGATTAAGGCGATTTATTATACTGAAAAAATCCCGATGGATGTTTTTACGGTGCGTGGAGATTTTGAAGTTTCACATCCTGATGTTACAAAAAAACTTCAAGATTTTTTATTAACGATAGCTGATAGTGAAGAAGGAAAGAAGATTATAAAATCATTTGACCGAGAAAAATTTGTTTTGGCAAAACCTGAAGAATATGATATTGTCCGCGAAGCAGGAAAAATGTTAAACGTTCAACCGGAAAAATGA